The Methanobrevibacter sp. TMH8 genomic interval TTTTTTTCTATTATTTAATCCTTCTTTTAATCCTTCTAAATATAATTTTCCATAACCTTTTCTAAGGAAAAAGAGATATTTTATTAAGAATCCTATAAATAAAAACCCTATATTAAGTAATATTTGAGGCCAAGGCATATTTTTATAAATAACCCAAATGTTGTTTCTGGCAGCTAATTTTATTTTGAATTCATTATATCTACTACCACTACTACCACTGCCTATATGGTATACAATCGCATTAGGAGAATATACATTTGTATAACCATTGATTAATGCCCTAAATCCTATATCAACATCTTCCATATAGGCAAAAAAGTTTTCATCAAAATAACCTATTTCATTTAGGATAGATTTTCTATATAAGGCTGCACCAGCACAACTACTAAAAATTTTTCGAGAATTTGAATAATTTTTTGAAGATTTTCCATCTCCTGCCTTTTTTGTCCATCCCAATATGGTATATTCATCCCCTGCATCATCTATTAAATCAGGATTTTTATATTGTAGCATCTTACTGCTGACACTAAATATATTTTCATCAATTTCTATTGATTTAACTAAATTAGATATAAAACCTTGTTTAACATCTACATCATTATTAAGCAAACATATATAATCTGTATTTTGATCATTAGCTAGTTTTATACCTTGATTAACAGCTTTAGCAAATCCTAAATTATTTTTATTTAAAATTAAGTTGTAATTAATATTATTTAAATTGTTATCATTAGCTTTATCCTTTAAAAAATCCAAACTACCATCATCTGATCCATTATCAATTATAATAACTTCTAAAAAATGAGATTCATCTCTTTCAGATTCATTTTCTAATGATTTCAAACAGTTGCCTAAAAAATTCATACCATTATAGTTAGGAATAACAACAGAAATTTTCAATATTAACACCATTTATAAGGCAAATCTTAAATTTAAAATAATATTTATTATTTATACTTTTAATATTTAATTCTATATTTAGTTCTAATAGTTAATTCTAATATTTAGTTCTAATATTTAGTTATTATAGTATTTTTTATATTATTTTTTGGTTTTGATAGTTAGTTTTTATAATTTTATAATTAATTATATTATAATATAATTATTTATAATTTTGAAATAAAATAATTATCTAATATTACATCCAAACTTAAAATTCACTTTTCAAAACATAATCAACAATTCTTTTCGAAGAATTACTATCTAAATAATCATAATTATTTTTAACGAAATTATCAATAAGATTAAAGTCAAAATCATTATTTTTAATTATTTTAATTATTTCATCAGTGTCCTTAGCTATTGGACCAGGAACATCTTTATAATCAAAATAAAATCCTCTTTCATATTTTAAATAATAATCTAAATCGAATGGATAAAAAATAATCGGTTTTGATAATAAAGCATATTCTACCATTAAAGATGAGTAATCTGTTATTAATATGTCTGATATCAGTAGTAATTCTTTTTCATCCGAATAAGTTGTTAAATCAATTACTCCTTCTATTGAAGGCGTTGTAATTTTAGGATGTGATTTAAATATTAATGAAAATTTATCCCCTAAACATGAATTAAATCTTTTAAAATCAAATTTATTTACAATATCATCATTTTTTTCTTTATTTTCTCTGAAAGTTGGAGCATATAAAACTAATTTTTTCCCTTTAATTTCAGGATATCTTCTTTCAAGATTTTTTCTTATATTTTTTATATTTTCATTATTATTATATTTTTTATTAAAATAGTAATCAATTCTAGGAACTCCAAAATTGAAAATTTGATCTTTATTTACCCCAAATGCTTCTTGATAAAATTCAAAAATGTTTTTAGAGCTTACAGACAATTTTAAATTCTTATTTGATAATTTTGTTAATATTTTAACATTTTCATCATCAAGCGAGGATATTCCAAATTTTTTAAATGCACCTGGAGCATGCCAAAGCTGAAAAATAGTGACATCCTTATTAAAGTTCATATATGCAAGAGGAAAAAAATTATCATTTAGAAATACATATTTTGATTTAGATAATCTATATGATCCAATAAAAAAGAAATTTAATAATGTGAAAAATTTTTTTATAGTATTTATT includes:
- a CDS encoding CDP-glycerol glycerophosphotransferase family protein, whose product is MNFKYKIFAYIFNFFKLFSFNRNDVFFILDKKNSFNGNSKFIKNELSKRDKFKFYTLSKEDYSFQGVKSPINTIKKFFTLLNFFFIGSYRLSKSKYVFLNDNFFPLAYMNFNKDVTIFQLWHAPGAFKKFGISSLDDENVKILTKLSNKNLKLSVSSKNIFEFYQEAFGVNKDQIFNFGVPRIDYYFNKKYNNNENIKNIRKNLERRYPEIKGKKLVLYAPTFRENKEKNDDIVNKFDFKRFNSCLGDKFSLIFKSHPKITTPSIEGVIDLTTYSDEKELLLISDILITDYSSLMVEYALLSKPIIFYPFDLDYYLKYERGFYFDYKDVPGPIAKDTDEIIKIIKNNDFDFNLIDNFVKNNYDYLDSNSSKRIVDYVLKSEF
- a CDS encoding glycosyltransferase family 2 protein, whose amino-acid sequence is MKISVVIPNYNGMNFLGNCLKSLENESERDESHFLEVIIIDNGSDDGSLDFLKDKANDNNLNNINYNLILNKNNLGFAKAVNQGIKLANDQNTDYICLLNNDVDVKQGFISNLVKSIEIDENIFSVSSKMLQYKNPDLIDDAGDEYTILGWTKKAGDGKSSKNYSNSRKIFSSCAGAALYRKSILNEIGYFDENFFAYMEDVDIGFRALINGYTNVYSPNAIVYHIGSGSSGSRYNEFKIKLAARNNIWVIYKNMPWPQILLNIGFLFIGFLIKYLFFLRKGYGKLYLEGLKEGLNNRKKIKKNGFKSSNLKNYFKIEWKLIINTFKLLIK